The Palaemon carinicauda isolate YSFRI2023 chromosome 24, ASM3689809v2, whole genome shotgun sequence nucleotide sequence ATTGCATAACTGTAATCATTTGTCTAACCCTAGGAATAAATTGTCCTATCTTTCCCATAGCCATGCTCAAGACATAAAGACCTTGCTGGAGGAGTTTGAGGACCTATGTGGGGAAGTGCCGAGGGTAACAACGCTGGTGGAGCATGACATGCAGTTGGTGCCAGGGGCTGTTACAGTGTGACAGTCTCTATACCGCCTCTCTCCAGATAAGTTAAAAATTTTCGAATCTGAAATACAGTACATGCTGAAACATGGTATCATTGAACCCTGGAACTGTGGGTGGGCTTCACCTGCTCTGCTGGTACCAAAATCTGATTGGTCCTGGAGGCTGTGTACAGATTATAGGAAAGTTAATGCCTTGAATGTACAAGTTTCTTTTATAATGACAAGAATTGACAATATAATAGACAGAGTGGGGAGAGCAAAATTCATAACTGAAATCGATCTGTTGAAGGGATATTGTCAGATCCCTCTGATTGACAGGGCAAAGAGAGTTTCAGCTCTCATCACACCAACAGGGCTGTATTCCTATCGTGCCATGCTATTTCGGATGCGTGCCCCTGCCTATTTTTCAAGACTAATCCAGAACCTAACCGAAGATCTGAAGGGCTTTCAGGCACACATGGACGACATGGTGGTGTTCATTAACACCTGGGAGGAGCAAGTGGCTCTCCTTTGTGAGCTTTTCCACAGACTGAGAAAAGCTATGTTGACCATAAATTTGGTAAAAAGTTAGTTTGGTCATGGACAACGAATTTTACTGGGCCATAAAGTTAGGTTTCGAAAAGTTTTGCCTGTAGATGCTAGTACCTAGAAATAGAAAAGGTATTCAAAGGTTATTTTTTGGAGCAGCAGGGTACTATCAGAGGTTTTGTGCCAACTTTGCAACTTTTACTACACCTCTGATGGACTTAACAAGTCTATCAAGACAGTTTGTGTGGTGGGAGGCGTGTCAAGAGGCCTTAGACAAACTGAAGCGGTTACTCTGCTCAGATCCCGTTTTGAAAAGCCCTGATTTTAACCACCCCTTTGTGTTGCAGGTAGACGCGAGTGACGAGGCCACTGGGTTGTGTCTACTACAGATGGATGAAGGAGTGTTACACCCAGTGAGTTATTCCTCAACCAAGCTGAAGCCATACcagaaaagatacaacaccatagAAAAGAAGCACTGGCACTGTCGATGGTGTTGGAAAAGTTTGAGGTTTTCCTGGACAAAAGTCGTAAGTTAGTAGTGTATTCAGACCATAATCCCCTGGTGTTTGTTAACTCTTTCAGAAACAAAAACGTCAGATTAATGATATGGGCATTAGCTTTGCAAGGGTTCAAAGTTGAAATCTGTCATATTAAAGATTCTTTAAACTTAATTGCAGACTGCCTAAGTAGACTAAGGTAGTATTTGTTGTGCTGTAATTATCTATAATTTTGGGTactgtaattatttatattttttttgtactgTAATTTATTAGTTCAGTTCAAAGTGTATGTACTCAGACCAAGAAAGAGGTGATAACTTTTGATTTTTGTTATCGATAATCTGCTTCGTTtgaataattatatgtttatattttgtttgcTATAGGTAAGTATTTGATAAATTGATATAATTGTAATTTGAGAAAATGAGTATTCGGGAAACTTCAGTTGGACTAGTTGTGTGGGCAAGGAACAGATGGTGGGGTTAATTTAGTTACTTATAACTATCTCATTTCGCTGAACTCgcaaataatgattaataaatattttcttcatagtaatttagaaatgatataaattttaaaataatatttgataaagcAAAATCTTGCTCAGTGTATGCTCTAGTGACATGTTAAAATTGCCTTGATCGTGGGTGAGGTAGTAGGTGTTCTGTGGTGACCTACTCTTGAGGGTGTATTGGTGAAATATTCATGCTAGGTTCATGGAAACTGCTCTAGGTGGGTCTATGTGCTTCCATCACATAGTGAGTAATTTTCAGTGTTCGTATATTGTACAATTCTTGTGTGGAACTTATGTTGGGAGTTTGGAGTTCAGTTTTGTTTACATTGATGCGTCACTGCGCATGCAGCAATAATTCAGTCATTTACTTATCACCGGTAGTGGTTAATTACATATGTATTGCGTTCTGtcaattaaatattcttttttgttaATCACTTCTTTGatttttccatttccttctttaATCTCATAATACTTAAAACAAACGTTAATGGTAATCCAGAATGATAATTGAACTAAAATATTAGTCTGCATAGATtaattatataatgaattttaaatgCTTATCTAATTCAAATGAGTAAGCGAAAACTTAGTTTTTTGAAGTTGAATAAGGCATGGTAATGAACCCTatgataattatttaataataagacTAAGGAATCGTATGCTGCTAAACACTAACAATCAAACATAATAAATAATCATGAAGAGATGAAGTGAAAATGTTTTAAGAGAACCTAGTCATTCAGTGAGTCCATATAGCAATGGTAACAAGGAAACCTGTGGTTTTGAGGTAATAAAGAATCTTCATAAAAAATCTGCTGGtacaaatgaaatttacataaaattcgGAATATAATATACAATGTATCATCTTCGCATAAAATATAGTGATATGCATTAGCATTGATTCGATGAcactaatgaataaaattattttttaaagggTGGTGAAAAATCTCCAGcttcccatttttatttttttctgtgattaTGGCTTTATAGTTTCcctcaaagcccccccccccctccaaaaaaaaaaaaatataacaggtcATCTGACTAAACACCACCAATAGCATCACTGTAATGACATCATTGCCAGGAacatccaacctctctctctctctctctctctctctctctctctctctctctctgctagtctgttttttttatatcatgacCAGCCTCTTTAAGTCCATGTGCAATGGAGTTGGGTACTATTTCTTTTGTTTCTCACCCAATGAAAGAAAACCGGTGTCCACAAGACTTCCCCCAACACCTGCTGGAGCCACACAGTCCACTCATAATAACTGAGTGAAGCCTATGTTTTTCCTAGTTGTTAGGCCACACCACCTGAATCCCAACCTTTGCCCAATTTTGAACGTGTTCATTGCTCTGGTGGGTTAACCTGTACTCATCCATACTTTTGGCCTTGGCCCCGCTTATAAGTTTGAAACTACAGCGTAGTTTGCACAACTACATTTCTAAAAAAGGGAAACACTTCAAGTTTGAATCTATGGATAAAATCTAACAGAATTCCtccaaaaagatagaaaaaaatcacTGATATCTTGCTAAAGTCTTAGGCGTGTAGGCAGTATCACTTCAAGAATTGTTTTAAGAGTATTGCCTTTATAAACACAGGAAATCTTTTTCTGAACTAAGactttcgactctctctctctctctctctctctctctctctctctctctctctctctctctctaaaatgaattagtaaggaatcgttggctatttttttttaccagttcaGTGTAAAAGAATCACTCGtagatatatacataacatactagATCCATGCATAACCATTTATATCCGTTCGTCGAGATGTCTGAAAGATATTCAAGCTCACATTATAAGAACAGGACGCGAACGCTTaccgtactagagagagagagagagagagagagagagagagagagagagagagagattctttgtgcAATAAACGGAGGAAATTCCTGGCAACTCACGAATGATTGTACTGAAGTCGATAAGAACTCTAATAAATCTGCTAATGGACTTTTTGGAAGATTTCCCTTCAAAGACCAAGTCATACTACGGATATGGGAGCAAAAGAGGCAGATTTTCAAGGCAGCatccattttttttctaagaatacaAATATCAGTAACCTTTTGTCCTAGGAGAAATGGGCCAACTCTAGATTACCAATAAAGGATTGCAATTCGACGTGTTTTTGCACAGTTATTGATTCATAATTATCTTTCTGGTGTaagttttttaattataaagaGTCCTTACGATAGTTAAAGAATCTATTTGATTTCTGTTTATTAGTTAACTGGGCTTAAAATGTTTCAAATAATTGAAATTACGACACAATACTCCAATCAACGCATGGTGTCTTGTCTTACTTTCTCGTTCATCGTAATCATTTTGAAAAGGAGAGGGAAAAATCAGCTTTCTGATCTTTAGATTTCATTGTGATTAATCCCTTGATGGTAAAAACACACTAATAGCTTTTATTGTCTATGATATGATGAGAAAATGTAAGCATATCTTAATAGTTATCCAGATTTCAAGGCAATGTCCTTGATCATGAAAGATGAAAGGATCGTGATATGCCAAGTTTTCCTTACATAAGTGTCTCTCCAGAGACAATACCTAAAATGCCTGAAATAATTGAGTGTTTTCTTAATCTGGTATAAAACTGAGAGGGAAAGGTTTATAACTTTACGAGCAACCTGTGCTGTAGAAACATCatattaaaacatttctttgggtgtattaaACAACCGTGTCGTTAAATCTAAGAATAAGCGATTTTCTCAGTTTAGTGACATTTGTTTAGTGTAGTACATAAAGCAGGCATGGTAATAATCGTATGGAAGATATGGAGATAATAATTGTTTACAAGACGCAAAAGAATGAGAGGAGAATTGGTGAAAGAAATATTTCACAGGAGAAAAACAACCAATGTTACAGTGGCCACTGGTGTTCTGGTAATGTCAAAGTCGACCCGAAGCTTTTTGATAGATTGATTTAACACACTAAGGTGATATGTACAAATAAGATAGACATTTGCTACAGTTACCCCTGAGACACATCGAATGGGACCTGCATACAAGAAGGTGAGCATCAGTCGGAAAGGCTTGCTTGACTCCCGGGAATTTGAAGTAAAGCCTGGTAGAGTCATTCCCTCTTCGAAGAGATTTGTAGCTACAGATTAGGGTTAATTATGCGTCGAGAATTCGGAAAAGCGGCAATACTCCAATCAACGCGAGGTGTCTCGTGGTTTTGCTTTCTCGTTTCTCATAATCATTCAGGTTATTGCTATCAGGAATTTTAGTGAATTTGAAGTGAGTCTGTCTATTTCAGTCATGACTTTTTCACTTAAAAGGCTGTCGAGTGTACACAGTCATCACATAAGGGGCTTCATTgcatttaatattatattttcctaTGGTTATTTGCAAGAAGTAGCTGAGGAAAGTATATTTTCAGTGCTCGGCAACATCCGTAATGATTTCAACACATGAAAACTATCTAGTTTCATCAATTAACTTACCATATGTTGCAGAGTTTTTGAaagaattttcaagtttttatatacaTGTCTTATACTTCAGGCAACCAGATACAATGAACGCTTGGCTATTTCAACGTAGAGGCATCATTATAAATAAATGAAACTCACATGATGTTATGAGTAACTGTAACCTCATATCGTTACCTTCATGGGCAATCCCCTATCTTCTGTATAACCCGTGAAGCAAATCTCACCTTTCACTGAAACTTCTCTATTCAAAGAGCGAGTAAAATAAAGTATTCCTGTTTATTCCCTATTGGCTCTTGGTTGAACGAAAATTTATATTGTTCTGTTTAGAGTTCTGGGAATAAGTCCAATAACACTTTCTTGCTCATTTACAGCAAGAGATAAACATTTCATTTACTGGGGACAAGgatagaatttgagagagagagagagagagagagagagagagagagagagagagagagagagagagacctattacgATATTTAGTGGAAAATTTCAGAACAGAACCCCaatattgagggggggggggggagtaaactAGAATACCAGATGATATCCAATCTATTATTTTGAAACTGGGTGAACAAATACTATAAGTTTCCCTTGGACCTCATGCACCAAATGCATAAAGTGGGCGATATTTTTTTCCGAGGAGAGTTAGCGTACTTTATGGATAGAAATTAGCACAGGAATAAACAATAACCTTAAAACCTTATAAGACAGGCTATAGATATCCAACAATCTCCTTTGTTTTCAGGTAATGCCTCGGGCTCTTGGTAAAGAGTCAGGCCTTACAGTGCTGTAGATGCGGCTGGTAAAAAAGGTGATTTACTCTCGCTTGTGGACATTTAAAGCGTCTCTCCTAAGGGTAAATGAAAGAGGCCGCTTAGATATAAAGTTAACACTCCGTGAACACATGGAGACCTGAGACATTCGCAACAAACTCTTGATAAAGGTTCATGGATTAGGAAGGAAATAAAAACACTACCAAAATTTCTATTTTCTGCAAATCTTCATTTAAAGATTTAGGATCTTTTTAACCGATCTAAAAGACAGTGCATACATACAAACTCACTGCCAAagtcatacacaaacaaacacacccacacatatatatatatatatatatatataatcatatatatgtagaatatatatatatatatatatatagatatatatatatatatatatatttatgggtgtgtttgcatgtatataaatatatatatatatataaatatatatatatatatatatatatgtgtgtgtgtgtgtatatgtatgtatgtatatgtataaatatacgtatatatatatgtatatatgtgtatatatatgtatatatacagtatatatatatatatatatatatgcatgtatatacatacatatctatgagtatatattttatacctaatatatatatatatatatatatatgtatgtatatatatatatatatatatattatatatatatatatatatatatatttatatatatatatatatgtatgtatatacatgtatatatatatatacattttatatatatatatatatatatatgtatatataatatataatatataaattatatatataatatatatatatatatatatatataattatatatacatatatatgtatatataaacatatatatatatatatatatatatgtataattatacatatatatgtatatatacatatatatatatatatatatatgtatgtataattatacatatatatatatatatatatatatacatatatatatatatatatatatgcatatatatatatatatatatatcttatacatttatatgtgtttgtgttaatTTTTGGAAATTTTTCAATACTCTGGGATAATTTTTGAACACAGCATGCTTTTCTCATTTCTCTTTAGATTTCATTCTTATCGGAGAGCTTAGTTTACTCTTTGCTTTACCAGATTCTCTCAAAACATATTCTTCCCCTTGTTACACGACAataccacttataataaagtggcCCCTTCAATTAAAGGATAAACCGTgatttcctcatctctctctctctctctctctctctctctctctctctctctctctcatccaaaacaAATTTGCAAGGAATTGTTGGCTCTTTTTTTTCAGTGTAGAAAATCCCTCGTAGATGTACACGTAACATATTAGAGCCATTCATAACCATTTATATCCGTTCGCCGAGATGTCTGAAAGATATTCAAGCTCACATTATAAGAACGGGAAGCGAACGCTTACCGcactagcaggagagagagagagagagagagagagagagagagagagagaagagaaagagaataaaagtgaCTTTCTCGGGTAATTTTTTTCCCAACCACTGGCATGTTCATCCCAGATGAAAATTCGCATGGTTGCATTTTCAACAACAATCCTTTCGTTTAATTCCCCTGAACTCTCAAGAAAAGCGTCAAAGTTAGATTAAAGTATATGATTCACGTTTTATAAAACTTTTTCTATCTACTTATTACAGAAAAAAGCATATTGCAACAATGCAAATGTTAGATAGATATGTTTACAAGTCTGAATTATGTTTTGAACGTTGCGTTACTACAGAAATACtaaattaaaatcttatataaggttcttaatatttcgtatatataatgagagagagagagagagagagagagagagagagagagagagagagagagagatattaatgttTTCTAGTATAAACGAATAGACTTTGAAGATGATACAGTGAGGAATAATTGTTAGTTTAATATCCAGAAAAAAGTCGTAAAAATAGTTTGCAATGCcgttcttttccctttttttttttttttttttttttttttggtcagctgAGCTAAGAATTCagggtgaaaagaaaaaaaaatagaaactccaAAAGTACCATACGATCAGTAGAGATAATCTTTCAGGCAAATTGTTTTAGCACTCAAAGTAGCTTATAGTTATAATAGAAATATTCTTTGTCAATAacgtatttgaaaataataatgataaaaaaaaaaaaaaaaaaaataataataataataataataataataataataatgttatcaagaaATGAGAGCTTTTTAACTGCGAACACGGATAAACTATGAAAATGTCCTCAGCTGCTATGATATATTTTCGAAACCGAATAAGTATTGCCCTAAAGGGATGTCATACATATTTTATTATGACAAAGAAGTgaatataatatactgtagtataaaCCTTGATTTCGTCAACACACTCTAGATTTATGACAAGCTCATTTTTCTACATTTTGAACAAATTATTTTGTGACTAGACTATGAACTATGTATACAATATAATGAAAAGtcattttctatagaaaatatttattcaaaaaagttatgaaaaaattatatatatcaagaCTAGACAATTACTCGACATTAATGAATCATATATTTTACGTAttcagaaaatagatttttttttcttttgtaactaTATGGTAGGGACTAAGGAAACTTTCTGAGTTTATACTTTGAACTTAAAAGACAGACGATTTTCCTAAATACAACCTGGAAAGACGAGAGGAGGTTTTAAATGTTATATAATTTCTTTGGTAGGAAAGTATGAAGCTGTTCTGTGAAAAGTTAACTTGTCACTGGTGAGAGGTCACTGTACAGGCCGTCGTTGTATAGCGGGACACGCCGCTTCCGTGTGCTTGTTTTAACAACGACATTCTAGAGAAGGTCTTCTGGCAAGTGCTGCAGGCGTACTTCTTTATATCAGCATGAGTCTGAAGGTGCGCCCTCAGGTTACTCCTATCAGCGAAGCACCGATCACATTGGGGACACTGAAAAGGTTTTTCACCCGTGTGAGTTCTGATGTGACCCTGCAGCAACCATGGGCGGGAAAAGGCTTTTCCGCATAAGGGACACTTGCAAGGAAGCGTGTGGGTCCTGATGTGCATTTTTAGTGCCCCCAGTGATGTATAGACTTTTTCGCAGTGTTTACAGCCGAAGGATTTCGCACCAAGGGCTGAGCAGTGGAATTGCTTGTGTTTGCTGAGACCAGAATAGGTGGAGTAGGACTTGTTGCATTCAGTACATGAGTATCTAGCTTCACTTCTGACACTGCTGCTACTGCCATCACTCGATGCAGATTCTGAACCAGGTGAATAACACTCTCTTTGAAGTCTTCTGGGAGATGGTGGCCGTGGATTGTTTAATATAGGTGGCATTGGCCACGAAAAAGGCACCATACCTGCCCAAAAACTAGAAGGACCAACTAATAATGACTGGGAGTGAGGGGTTTGTATATAGGGATTTTTATCAGAGCTTGGGTAAGACATACAGATCGGTTTCTGGGGACCCTCCGATAACCAAGGTCGATGAGGAGCAGATGGAATAGGGGAAACACGCATATCACTAGATGATCTATTACTATGAGGTGTAAAAAGAATATTACTATGTGAAGAAGCACTGTGCTCTCCAATAGATAAAGGTCCTGTTAAATGGCTCAAAATATCTGACGATGGTGGAGGCACCCGTAGGGGTGGAATATCCATACTCAAGGGTACGCTCACATAAGAATGACTCTTGGAACAAGTTGGCATCACAAGAGAAGTACTTGGCAAAGGGTGTAATCTGTCGCTTCGAACTTTCTTCCTATCAGGAGAACTCTCATTTTTGGTGTTGCAAGTCATTGGCGCAACTGAGTTCTCTTTTCTTCTCAGGCCATATTTAGGGGCATTATGCATTTCATGACTGTTAGGCGATCTTTGGCTGGG carries:
- the LOC137617845 gene encoding uncharacterized protein; the protein is MVVLKNDYSHCPLKKRPLSICYESTEQTEPQDLSLKCGKEAPLIHQLEPPFVQEVYSQVTQLRNFCVEASCRNDVAGRQAGSSDEEGQVVDASNPKNVHNHLSRLTRSEMENGQVHTTPSGSSIQNTRVEDCLAQRKYAQVIKTNDTCKEGSKRLLSDSTLSTNISPSQRSPNSHEMHNAPKYGLRRKENSVAPMTCNTKNESSPDRKKVRSDRLHPLPSTSLVMPTCSKSHSYVSVPLSMDIPPLRVPPPSSDILSHLTGPLSIGEHSASSHSNILFTPHSNRSSSDMRVSPIPSAPHRPWLSEGPQKPICMSYPSSDKNPYIQTPHSQSLLVGPSSFWAGMVPFSWPMPPILNNPRPPSPRRLQRECYSPGSESASSDGSSSSVRSEARYSCTECNKSYSTYSGLSKHKQFHCSALGAKSFGCKHCEKVYTSLGALKMHIRTHTLPCKCPLCGKAFSRPWLLQGHIRTHTGEKPFQCPQCDRCFADRSNLRAHLQTHADIKKYACSTCQKTFSRMSLLKQAHGSGVSRYTTTACTVTSHQ